CTGGGGAAAAAGAGTTATGGAGACTGTTAGAGAACTGAACCATAGAAGTCTTATGTTAGGGTCTTGATGACTTCACAAGTGAGTGAATTGTTAATATTAACAAAACCACTTTAGTCCATCAGAGCTACAACATTGAGAACAAAAGTATCATAGGATGTGGGGTGAGAGTATTATTTAAATCCCACTAAAGAGAAAAATGCTAAGCATTTCATCTCAAGAGCCAGAATTGAAGAATAATATTGGTAACATCATGGTTTTGTAAGTGAGGCAGACATCAACCTAAGTTAGTCTACAGTCTCTTAATTTAGCTATACAAAGAAGCATTACCTCATTCATTGATTTGTAGATATTTAATGAGAAAATGTATGTGCTGCTGAAGCACAGGTAATACATATTACTGTCCCAATTCCCACAAAAAGTAGCAACATTTGATAAGAGTAAAAAGAAACCTTCCTGAAAGTACTGCTTAACCAAAACAAGCACTTTCTATTTgcaaagagaacagaatagcaaGAGAGATGCTGCTATGGTGGGAAACTGAAAGACAGGCTGTGGAGTCCGTCAGAGCACACAGGACACTTCTTAGATCATTGTAGCAAATGAAATTATTTCTGCTAATAGCAGTGAAcaccattaaaatatttaagtcaGAGGGAAAGCATATGGGATGAGCATATATATTGATAAATCATTAGCATGTAGATTATAGCTGAAGATAAGTGAGTTTTACGAACGTATTACTGAAAGAAAGgaaatcaggggctggagagatatctctTGGGTTAAGAGAaatttctgttcttgcagaggagccaggcTTGGTTAACTCTattttcaggagatctgatggcctcttctgacttGTCTAGGAATCAGGCACtcatttggtatatatatatatatatatatatatatatatatatatatatatatatatatacaggcaaaacacttatagatagatagatagatagatagatagatagatagatagatagatagataatagacagacagacagatagatagatagatagatagatagatagatgacagataaaacatctgtaaaagaaaaagtaaacaaaagtaTACTGAGTAATTGCTGCCCTTTGACTACAGAATCCTTCATGGTTGTCTTACTACTGGAATTGTTGGTTGAAGACAAAGAGCAGCATCAGAGCTGCGATGAAACAATCTTACCTCTGGGAGAGTAAATCATATTTCCTATGCAGCAAATTTTTATCTTTAGgctagcaataaaataaaataataaaatgacataTCTAGGAAACAGAGACTGTGCaaaacatctctgtgtttctATGCCATTCAGAAAGCCACAAAGACCCAAATGATAATTAATTGACTtgcaaaaatcattttttctttttccaaatattaaatatttcctCCTATTACACAGAATTTagattttttaactttttgattttttttcttttattgaatattttcttttttagatttgaaatgttatcccctcttcAGGTCTCCCCTATGGAAGCCCCCTattccctcccccaccacctctatgagggtactcctccacccacccagtAACTCCAACCTTCtggccctggcattcccctacactgagacaTTGAACCCCCACATGACCAAGGGCCGATTCTCCCACATATGTctaacaaagccatcctctgccatGTACACGGcaggagtcatgggtccttcaatgtgtattctttggttggtggtccagtctctgggaactccagggggtctggccagttgacactgttgctagatttctttttaaagatttcagtTGGACTTTAGTAACACTTAATACTTAAATACAAACATCCCTAGTTGTATATCATCATACCTGACatcattttctaataaaaatttatatactgTACTATGAAAACCCTTACAACATAATATTTTCACTCATTCTTTGAGAATTACATAACtgatacaatgcattttgatcatatttcctCCTGTAACTCCTTCTACATCTACTTCCACTCCTTTCCTCCTCtaaatttgtgttctctttaaaaAGATAACCAATGAAAATACTTTTCATACTCAGTtgacatgtgtgcatacatatgagtatgtgtgtgtatgcatgtgcatggcATTCATGTGGGGTCATTGACAAAGTCAGTTTCTTCCTTCCATCATAAGGTTCAAAAGATCAGATTTGGGCAAGAagccttggtggcaagtacctttatctgTCTCTGATTATcgtggagtcattaaccttgtaGAGAGGAAATTCCTCAAAGgaagaatatgaaaatatgtacactatTATATAAACAAGCCTTTCAcccacagcaaccatcaacactcatggaggcccCCACAGTGCTGACAGCATGAGGCCAGAAGATAAGGACAtgtctaatgtctcagcaaaatagtagaatgctgtgaccttcagggcAGGACAGGGCAGGGTCCCAAACAgctatcttattgtctgtgcCTGTGCTTGCTGTCTCATTCTAAGGATTAAGGGTCTGGGGTCATGCAATGCTGATTCACAAGATAATCTAAAAGGAATCCAGGGTAAGACTGAATAGATATGTCAAATAAGACTCACCTTTTGATTTGAAaaagatgagctatccagagaggtTTTTAGAATTGAAAAAAAACCAGTTGTCGCAAATAGGGAGCTATCTAGAAATctctagagaaagcagaacatagagagaGCATTCTGGAAAGCTGTCTTGAGCTGATCATAGGCTATCAGCTTGGATCCAGGATTTGACTTCATGTCATTTGTTTTGCCACTTctagacaccccttctctcaggaacCTTTTTCCAAGGCAAGGCTGGTCTTTGGCATACCTGAGAATGTTCAGGCTTCATGAAATATTTCTAATTGCAAATTCTAGAGAGCCCACTTCATTGTGAACttatcaaaatgaaagaaaagtcaTGCATTTATACTGTTTATTTATAATTGATGTAAAATTTTCTCCTTTGGCAAGAATTGTCAGAGCTCAGTCTACATCTCAAAATTTCCAACTGATTGTACCCATAACTTCAAAGGTGAAACAGAATAATTTGTTAGTGAAACAGAATAATTAGTAAGGCGAATATGTTTTTGAGTTAGGTGACAATTTTTTGACCAAAAGTGAACATTTCCTGTATTGATGATGGGTAAGCATTTAATATAAATTACCACTCATCTATACAGCCACTCTGAAAgcttattatttttctatatttagaaaaACAGAATATTTCTGGCATAAAATAGCTCAGAAACTGACCAGAGAGCACAGTTAATAAAAGGCAGAACAAGAATCCAAGGCCAAGTGTGTTTGGAAAAGCTGAGGCTCATTCCCTTCTCACTAAGAGACTGACTAGATCAAGAgttggaagaagaagaagtctaCAAATCACGGCATTTCAGTGGAGGAGGATCTCACGGGGACATCTCATAGGTAACTGAGATGGTCAGTATTGTTTTGTGTGACAAAACTCTTTAAACATGTGTAGAAACTTCTTTGATCACAGCCATGGGATCACAATGATCAATTTTCCTGGTTGAAGTACTAGAGCTCTACCCAATCCATCTGATTTCTGGTTTAGTTCTGAAGACAGTTGGCACAGACCTCTTGAGATCTTCATTCTTTTACCTTAATTTTTCAACAAGTTTCCTAAAAGCAGCCATAACTTCTTTATTCCTTAAGCTGTAGATCACGGGGTTCAACATGGGTGCCACCACAGCATAGAACAGAGCAACcatcttctctttgtcctcagacgAGGCAGAACGTGGCCCTAGGTAAGTAAAGATTGTAGCCCcaaagcacatacaaaccacagTGAGGTGAGAGGCACAAGTCCCAAAGGCCTTGTGACGTCCCTGAGTAGAGCGAATGTGCAGAATGGCAATGACTATCCGAGTATAAGAGAATAGAACCAGGCAACAGGGAAGCATGATTACCAGAAATCCTGAAATGGCCACCATGACCTTGTTGAAAGAGATGTCTACACAGGCTAGCCGAAGCACTGCAAGGGTCTCACAGGCAAAGTGATTAATGACATTGTGACACAGAGGAAGACGGAAAGTGATTACTGTCTCCATCAGCGAATTCAAGAAACCAGCCACCAAGCAACTGGCAGCCAACCCCAGGCACAGTCCTTCATCCATGATGACAGTGTAGTGCAGTGGATGGCATActgccacatagcggtcataggacaTAGCTCCCAGAAGGAAGAATTCAGAACCACCCAAGGCCAAGGAGACATAGAGCTGGAGCACACAGCTGTGGAAAGGGATGAGCTTTGGGGATGAAACCAAGTGAGCCAACATTTGTGGGGCAATACTATTCCCATAGCAAAGATCCACTATGGACAGAACACTAAGGAAGAAATACATGGGAGTATGAAGCCTGCTGTCTAGTCTGATGAGGAGAAGAATCAGAGAATTCCCCACAACAGTAATGATGTACATGACAAGGATCAGGATAAAAAGAAAGACCTGAGTGTTCTGGTCACTGGAAAGGCCCAAGAGAATGAACTCATTCACCCATGTGTGATTCACAAATTCCTGGCCCATGAATTTCACAGCTGAACTGGTATTTTTCAAACCATGCTGCCGGCTGACACTTCTGAGTTTCAAGATCATCCACACTGAAGATCACAGGAAGATGTTATGgtgtttctgaaattaaaaagagAGCAGTGAGATCTTCATGATTTAAATTGTTGGAACATCAGTTCTTCTCCATAACACCTAACCTTAATAAAATGGCAAGAGAATTAAGTAATTTTAGATTCAAAGTCTTATTTGACTTTGTATTTAGGGGATTGTGCCTTTCTTTGTGGTAAGAAGTTTTGTGAACAATGAGTCTCTGGATTGTAGATGATGTCCAGTTTCATTTAACTATTTTGTTACTGGATTTCCCCTGTAGAGATCTCATACTAAGCCTTATTCAATCCTCCACAGTAGAATAAAAccataaaacatgaaatatttttgaagGATCTTCGCATATATTCAATCACTAAACAATTTGAATCTTATTTTGTAAAACtttggcatgtgtgtgtagtgtgtgtgtatgtatgtatgtatgtatgtatgtatgtatgtatgtgtgagtgtgtgtttaaaAGTGTTTCACAAGTTTATTAGGGGAGCTATAATTTCAATTAATTATGATGGCTTAACTCCTGTATTGATAAAAATGATAGTTCTAGTATTACAGTGTCAAATAGA
The DNA window shown above is from Arvicanthis niloticus isolate mArvNil1 chromosome 15, mArvNil1.pat.X, whole genome shotgun sequence and carries:
- the LOC117720862 gene encoding olfactory receptor-like protein OLF3, with translation MILKLRSVSRQHGLKNTSSAVKFMGQEFVNHTWVNEFILLGLSSDQNTQVFLFILILVMYIITVVGNSLILLLIRLDSRLHTPMYFFLSVLSIVDLCYGNSIAPQMLAHLVSSPKLIPFHSCVLQLYVSLALGGSEFFLLGAMSYDRYVAVCHPLHYTVIMDEGLCLGLAASCLVAGFLNSLMETVITFRLPLCHNVINHFACETLAVLRLACVDISFNKVMVAISGFLVIMLPCCLVLFSYTRIVIAILHIRSTQGRHKAFGTCASHLTVVCMCFGATIFTYLGPRSASSEDKEKMVALFYAVVAPMLNPVIYSLRNKEVMAAFRKLVEKLR